The Dunckerocampus dactyliophorus isolate RoL2022-P2 chromosome 1, RoL_Ddac_1.1, whole genome shotgun sequence genome has a segment encoding these proteins:
- the g6pd gene encoding glucose-6-phosphate 1-dehydrogenase: MGTRASAEKMSTIPLSRSEVFGELRKELHDDQEFRHSDAHIFIIMGASGDLAKKKIYPTLWWLFRDGLLPEKTFFIGFARSDLTVDAIRTSCMPYLKVADNEADRLSVFFSRNSYISGKYADEDSFSNLNKHILTLPGGSEANRLFYLALPPTVYHSVTKNIKHRCMSEKGWTRVIVEKPFGRDLQSSEELSAHLSSLFTEDQIYRIDHYLGKEMVQNLMVLRFGNRIFGPIWNRDSVACVVLTFKEPFGTQGRGGYFDDFGIIRDVMQNHLLQLLCLVAMEKPASTSSDDVRDEKVKVLKCINPVLMSDVVLGQYVGDPEGEGDAKLGYLDDATVPKGSTQSTFATAVLYVHNERWDGVPFVLRCGKALNERKAEVRLQFTDVPGDIFGNQCHRNELVVRVQPNEAVYAKMMSKKPGVYFCPEETELDLTYKSRYKDVKLPDAYERLILDVFCGSQMHFVRSDELKEAWRIFTPLLHQIDREKPKPIPYKYGSRGPAEADDLVKRVGFRYEGTYKWVNPNKL; the protein is encoded by the exons agAAAATGAGTACCATTCCCCTGTCACGCTCAGAGGTGTTCGGGGAACTGAGAAAGGAGCTGCATGATGATCAAGAGTTCCGACACTCCGACGCTCATATATTTATCATCATGGGGGCTTCG GGAGATCTGGCCAAGAAGAAAATCTACCCAACTCTGTG GTGGCTGTTTAGAGACGGCCTCCTCCCAGAGAAGACCTTTTTTATTGGCTTTGCTCGCTCTGACCTGACTGTTGATGCTATTCGAACTTCCTGCATGCCATATCTCAAG GTGGCAGACAATGAAGCAGATCGGTTGTCAGTCTTCTTCAGCAGGAACTCGTACATAAGTGGAAAATATGCAGATGAAGACTCCTTCTCCAACCTCAATAAACACATTCTGACTCTGCCTGGAGGATCTGAGGCAAATCGTCTCTTCTACCTGGCCCTGCCACCCACGGTCTACCACAGTGTTACCAAGAACATAAAGCACCGGTGCATGAGTGAAAA AGGCTGGACCAGAGTGATTGTAGAGAAGCCATTTGGGCGAGACCTTCAGAGCTCTGAGGAGCTGTCTGCTCACCTCTCTTCCCTCTTCACTGAAGACCAGATCTATCGTATTGATCACTACCTTGGCAAAGAAATGGTGCAGAACCTTATGGTGCTCAG GTTTGGAAACCGCATCTTTGGACCAATCTGGAACAGGGACAGTGTGGCGTGTGTGGTCCTCACATTTAAAGAACCATTTGGCACTCAGGGAAGAGGAGGATACTTTGATGACTTCGGAATCATCCG AGATGTCATGCAGAACCACCTGCTCCAGTTGCTGTGTCTGGTTGCCATGGAGAAACCAGCCTCCACCAGCTCTGATGATGTCAGGGACGAAAAG GTCAAAGTGTTGAAATGCATCAATCCAGTGTTAATGTCAGATGTGGTGCTGGGTCAGTATGTGGGAGACCCAGAGGGCGAAGGCGATGCCAAATTGGGTTATCTTGATGACGCTACGGTTCCTAAAGGATCCACTCAGTCTACATTTGCTACAGCTGTGCTCTATGTGCACAATGAGCGCTGGGATG GCGTTCCTTTTGTCCTTCGCTGTGGAAAAGCTCTAAATGAGAGGAAGGCTGAGGTGCGGCTGCAATTCACAGATGTCCCGGGGGACATTTTTGGAAATCAGTGTCACCGTAATGAGCTGGTGGTTCGTGTACAACCCAATGAAGCCGTCTATGCTAAGATGATGAGCAAGAAACCTGGTGTGTACTTCTGCCCTGAGGAAACTGAGCTGGACCTCACCTACAAGAGCAGATATAAG GATGTGAAGCTTCCAGACGCTTATGAACGTCTCATTTTGGATGTTTTCTGTGGGAGTCAGATGCACTTTGTACGCAG TGACGAACTAAAAGAGGCCTGGAGGATCTTCACACCTCTCCTTCACCAAATAGACAGAGAGAAGCCAAAACCTATTCCTTACAAATATGGAAG tcGAGGCCCAGCAGAAGCAGATGACCTTGTAAAGAGAGTTGGATTCCGCTATGAAGGCACTTACAAATGGGTGAACCCCAACAAACTTTGA